One Methanobacteriaceae archaeon genomic region harbors:
- a CDS encoding class I SAM-dependent methyltransferase: MADDKKIHKHGGKSSSEILSASEVLKNVGLKSGDIILDAGSGDGFISLEASEIVGENGEVYAADVHKPSMDILRQKIEEKDLKNVNPILADITSSIPVANKSIDLYLTANVFHGIVGNAELDSTMKEINRVLKDDGVLAIVEFIKEEGMPGPPMDVRLEPQDVVDNIKKYGFMEKEVKQTGPYHYVVLASKK; this comes from the coding sequence GTGGCTGATGATAAAAAAATACACAAGCATGGTGGAAAATCAAGTAGTGAAATTCTAAGTGCTTCGGAAGTTTTAAAAAATGTAGGTTTAAAATCAGGCGATATAATTTTGGATGCTGGCAGTGGGGATGGGTTTATTTCACTAGAAGCATCAGAAATTGTAGGTGAAAATGGTGAAGTCTATGCTGCTGATGTTCACAAACCATCAATGGATATTCTTCGCCAGAAAATTGAAGAAAAAGATTTAAAAAATGTAAATCCGATTCTAGCAGACATAACTTCCAGCATTCCTGTCGCAAATAAATCAATAGATCTATATCTCACCGCCAATGTTTTCCATGGGATAGTGGGTAATGCTGAATTAGATAGTACCATGAAAGAAATCAATCGAGTTTTAAAAGACGATGGAGTTTTAGCTATCGTGGAATTCATTAAAGAAGAAGGAATGCCTGGCCCACCAATGGATGTTCGTCTGGAACCACAAGATGTTGTAGATAATATTAAAAAATATGGCTTTATGGAAAAAGAAGTTAAGCAAACGGGGCCTTATCATTATGTGGTTTTAGCTTCTAAAAAATAA
- a CDS encoding ABC transporter permease, with translation MIKFLSIAIKDSKELLRDRKGLFLILGFPLFFMLIFGFAFGGMGQENETHNLAIVNYDQGAVFPTTNAKINFGNNLTTVLKDTKYEDSETHIFNVTKTTENNANNIIKNSNADALLIIPKNFSQAMVNLLSSNINQNALSSSSSSVSSGSTSSNSNVTAKLIIRGDSSSVSFGVSQAILVGIIGNYQDQVVNNVKKSVSGSSSSQIEYIKTDVESASGTSSFTTFDFLAPGMMVFAILLLATTVASGLTREVESGTLKRLKLSKMRSFDLLFGGLIPWSLIAALQILILLGVAIAIGFHWQGGTNSIILAMIVAIIGGVASVALGMIIASFAQNDRQATNLGTLVTVPVSFLSGAFFQLPQVVMGNFMGNTVEIYDLLPWRHTLLALRRILIYGGNWNDISYQVAWMVVLTVILFVIGVVLFSKMRLQAEK, from the coding sequence ATGATTAAATTTTTAAGTATTGCTATAAAAGATTCTAAAGAACTTTTAAGGGATCGAAAGGGCCTTTTCTTGATATTGGGGTTTCCTTTGTTTTTCATGTTAATATTTGGATTTGCTTTTGGTGGAATGGGCCAGGAAAATGAGACTCATAATTTGGCTATTGTGAATTATGATCAAGGAGCGGTATTTCCAACCACTAATGCAAAAATAAACTTTGGTAATAATCTTACCACGGTGCTAAAGGATACCAAGTACGAGGATAGTGAAACCCATATCTTTAATGTTACTAAAACAACTGAAAACAATGCCAATAACATAATTAAAAATAGTAATGCTGATGCTTTACTTATTATACCTAAAAACTTTTCTCAAGCCATGGTTAATTTATTAAGTTCGAATATTAATCAAAATGCCCTCTCAAGCAGTTCTAGTAGTGTTTCTTCAGGTTCTACTTCATCTAATTCAAATGTCACTGCTAAATTAATTATCAGAGGCGACAGTAGTTCGGTCAGCTTTGGTGTGTCTCAAGCCATTTTGGTAGGGATTATTGGAAATTATCAGGATCAAGTAGTTAATAATGTGAAAAAAAGTGTTTCAGGTTCTTCTTCATCGCAGATTGAATATATAAAAACTGATGTGGAATCTGCTTCAGGAACTAGCTCATTTACCACCTTTGACTTTTTAGCTCCTGGAATGATGGTTTTTGCCATACTTTTACTGGCCACTACGGTAGCTTCGGGTTTAACTCGGGAGGTAGAGTCTGGAACATTAAAAAGACTAAAATTATCTAAAATGAGGTCATTTGACCTTTTATTCGGAGGTTTAATACCTTGGTCTTTAATTGCTGCATTACAAATCTTGATACTCCTGGGAGTAGCCATAGCCATTGGTTTTCATTGGCAAGGTGGTACAAACTCCATAATTTTAGCCATGATTGTGGCCATTATTGGAGGGGTCGCTTCTGTGGCTTTAGGAATGATAATTGCATCTTTTGCTCAAAATGACCGTCAAGCTACTAATTTAGGTACATTAGTAACGGTACCCGTATCTTTTTTATCTGGTGCATTTTTCCAGCTCCCTCAAGTGGTCATGGGTAATTTCATGGGAAACACGGTTGAAATATATGATCTACTACCATGGAGACACACACTTTTAGCATTGAGGAGAATTCTTATATATGGTGGGAACTGGAATGATATTTCCTATCAAGTGGCTTGGATGGTTGTTCTTACCGTGATATTGTTTGTCATTGGTGTGGTGCTATTCTCTAAAATGAGACTACAAGCTGAAAAATAA
- a CDS encoding ATP-binding cassette domain-containing protein: MNDYIIDAQEITKEYDGFKAVDGLNLQIKKGEVFGFLGPNGAGKTTSISMMVGLLKPTSGQILIDGVKIEKIDKGMIGICPQELVLWEHLTCLESLKLMGDMYEVPGAILKERAQKLLEDLFLDENANTLVINLSGGMKRRLNLALALIHSPEIVVLDEPSEGLDPQSRRVLWNFINSLRDDEGKTVILTTHLMDEADKLSDRIAIIDHGKLLRLDTPENLKKDIGEGDVVEILLSNPEENNGALNILKEMEEIESVIEINNKLDVRALNAVSKLPAIMKILEDEKISIEDLSVRQNTLEDVFIELTGTGLRE, encoded by the coding sequence ATGAACGATTATATTATAGATGCCCAGGAAATCACCAAGGAGTATGATGGATTCAAAGCAGTGGATGGTTTGAATCTTCAAATAAAAAAAGGTGAAGTATTTGGCTTTTTAGGGCCAAATGGGGCTGGAAAAACCACATCCATTAGTATGATGGTGGGACTGCTTAAACCAACCAGTGGCCAGATATTAATTGATGGTGTTAAAATTGAAAAAATTGACAAGGGTATGATTGGAATATGTCCTCAAGAACTGGTTCTTTGGGAACATTTAACTTGCCTGGAAAGCCTTAAACTCATGGGAGACATGTATGAGGTTCCAGGTGCTATTTTAAAAGAGAGGGCTCAGAAATTATTGGAAGATCTTTTCTTAGATGAGAATGCTAATACTCTAGTGATAAACCTTTCTGGGGGGATGAAACGGCGTTTAAATTTAGCTTTAGCATTAATACACTCTCCGGAGATAGTAGTTCTAGATGAACCCTCTGAAGGTTTGGATCCCCAATCAAGGAGAGTTTTGTGGAACTTTATTAATTCTTTAAGGGATGATGAAGGCAAAACTGTAATTTTAACCACTCATTTAATGGATGAAGCTGACAAATTAAGTGACCGCATTGCCATTATTGACCATGGTAAACTATTGAGACTGGATACTCCTGAAAATCTAAAAAAAGATATTGGTGAAGGGGATGTTGTGGAAATTCTTTTATCTAATCCTGAAGAGAATAATGGCGCCCTAAATATTTTGAAAGAAATGGAAGAAATAGAATCAGTCATAGAAATTAATAATAAATTGGATGTTCGGGCTTTAAATGCAGTTTCTAAACTTCCAGCTATTATGAAAATTTTGGAAGATGAAAAAATTTCAATTGAAGATTTATCAGTTCGACAAAACACTTTAGAAGACGTATTCATTGAATTAACTGGAACGGGGCTGCGAGAATGA